In Callospermophilus lateralis isolate mCalLat2 chromosome 18, mCalLat2.hap1, whole genome shotgun sequence, one DNA window encodes the following:
- the Erfl gene encoding ETS domain-containing transcription factor ERF-like, whose protein sequence is MDCSCVSDLLFAPPALPALWTPGFAFPDWAYKPESSPGSRQIQLWHFILELLQKEEYQGVIAWQGDYGEFVIKDPDEVARLWGIRKCKPHMNYDKLSRALRYYYNKRILHKTKGKRFTYKFNFSKVVLVNYPLLDVAAAATGSPLLLTPGPFAGGPGPDAPPLTPEALQTLFSAPRLGEPGARTPLFTPETDKLRLDSPFPFLGSGTTGYSKPPGLLGPYSRAFPEYPWNFNPYLTGPFPKLSPSLYPPHFYPNSLASSLGHLPSTGAGGGPTAAPLLAATGEGPGPERPSGLVAAPRLALPGAGGPETTLGRKEDSDSELEITDVSGCSSDSEGDEGLQVSPKAKAGKGGTGS, encoded by the exons GGTTTGCCTTCCCGGATTGGGCCTACAAGCCGGAGTCATCCCCTGGCTCGAGGCAGATCCAGCTGTGGCACTTTATCCTGGAGCTGCTGCAGAAGGAGGAGTACCAGGGTGTCATCGCCTGGCAGGGGGACTACGGGGAGTTCGTCATCAAGGACCCTGATGAAGTGGCCCGGCTCTGGGGCATCCGCAAGTGCAAGCCCCACATGAATTATGACAAGCTGAGCCGGGCCCTGCG TTACTACTACAACAAGCGCATCCTCCACAAGACCAAAGGCAAGAGGTTCACCTACAAGTTCAACTTCAGCAAAGTCGTGCTAGTCAATTACCCACTGCTGGATGTAGCAGCTGCTGCCACTGGATCCCCACTCTTGTTGACCCCTGGTCCCTTTGCAGGGGGCCCTGGGCCAGATGCTCCTCCCCTCACCCCAGAG GCCCTGCAGACCCTCTTCTCTGCCCCACGCCTGGGAGAGCCGGGGGCTCGGACACCCCTGTTTACCCCAGAGACAGACAAACTGCGGCTGGACAGCCCTTTCCCGTTCCTGGGCTCTG GTACCACTGGCTATTCCAAGCCCCCCGGCCTGCTGGGTCCCTACAGCCGCGCCTTCCCTGAGTACCCCTGGAACTTTAACCCATACCTCACAGGCCCCTTCcccaagctctccccttctctctaTCCCCCACATTTCTACCCCAACTCCCTGGCCAGTTCCCTGGGCCACCTGCCTTCCACAGGAGCAGGGGGAGGCCCCACAGCTGCACCCCTGCTGGCTGCGACTGGGGAGGGCCCGGGTCCTGAACGCCCCTCAGGGCTGGTGGCAGCCCCTCGCCTGGCACTGCCAGGAGCGGGGGGTCCAGAGACCACGCTgggcagaaaggaagacagtgacTCAGAACTGGAGATTACTGATGTCAGCGGCTGCAGCTCTGACAGCGAGGGTGATGAGGGCCTCCAGGTGTCTCCCAAAGCCAAGGCAGGCAAAGGGGGGACCGGCAGCTGA